The genomic segment CCACCTTCTACCGCGCATCCCGGCTTATTGCCCTGCAAGAAGTCGGTGGCGCGCCGGGCAGGTTTGGCGTCTCCGCTGCCGAATTCCACTTGCTCCAAGAAGAACGCAGCTTGCTGTGGCCACGTACTATGACTGCGCTGTCCACGCACGATACCAAACGCGGCGAAGATACCCGCGCGCGCATCATCGAACTCACCGAAATGCCCGATATGTTCTCCGAGCTGGTGAACCGTATTTCCGCAGTACTCCCCGCACCAGACGGCGCAACAGGCCATTTCCTCCTGCAAAACCTGCTCGGTGTCTGGCCGGCAGACGGGATCATCACCGATAGCCTCCGCGCCCGCTTTAAGGATTACGCCTTAAAAGCCATCCGCGAAGCATCCATAAAAACAACCTGGGTGGACCCCAACGAATCCTTTGAGGCTGCGGTCTGCGATTGGGTGGAAGCGCTTTTCGACGGTCCCTCCACCTCGCTTATCACCGAATTTGTTACCCGCCTCCATCGCGGTTCTGTGCAGGTTTCTTTGGGCAGAAAACTCCTCCATATGGTGGGAGCAGGCGTACCCGATACCTACCAAGGCACAGAGTTCTTAGAAGACTCCCTGGTAGATCCCGATAACCGACGCTTTGTGGATTACACCGCCAGAGAACAAGTACTAGATCAATTACTCACCTGGGAGTGGAAGAGTATCTCGTGTCTAGAAGATCTCGTAGAACATGCCGATATCGCCAAAATGGCAGTTGTACACAGAGCTTTAGAAGTACGCGCTGAGTTCCCCTCCTGCTTTGTCGGTGGCAGCCATCAGGCAGTTTTCGGTGAAGGTCGTGCAGAATCCCACATCATGGGTATTGCCCGTGGCACAGAAAGAAACCGCTTGAGCATCATCGCGCTGGCAACCAGGCGCCCTCTCATCCTGGAAGATCGCGGAGGGTGGCATGACACCACAGTCACCCTTCCTGGCGGATATTGGGAGGACAAACTTACTGGGCAACGTTTTAGTGGCGTCGTTCCTGCCGCTGAATTGTTTACCCACTTGCCGGTATCTTTGTTGGTTTTAGTTCCCGAAAGTGAGTTTTAATTCCGGCGTTTTGATCCCGATGTAAGAAAGTTGGTGGCACTACCATGAGCAATCGTTATGTCTGACAACACACTTTCCCAATTTGGCAGTTACTATCACGAATTCCGCCGTGCCCACCCCACGGCAGATGTGGAATTCCGCCTAGCAATTGAAGAATTGCTCACAGACGGTGGTGTCACCTTTGATCGCGTCACCACACGCGTTAAAGAATGGTCAAGCTTGAAGGCGAAAGCCCGCAAACGCCGCGAAGATGGTTCTGTGATTTATCCAGATCCACGCAATGATATCCACGACATGATCGGCGTGCGGATCACCACCTACCATTCCACGGAAATTCCCGTGGCATTGAAAGTGTTGCAGGATTCTTTTACTGTCCGTAAATCTGTTGATAAAGCAGCAGAAACCAGAATTTCTGGCGGCTTCGGATACGGCTCACATCACCTGATTCTAGAAGTTGATGACACCGCAGACGATCTCCAGGAATACAAAGGCCTTGTTTTCGAAGTCCAAGTAAGAACTGTGCTGCAGCATGCCTGGGCAGAATTTGAGCATGATATTCGCTACAAACGCGCCGATGTCTCCAACCCGGATGATTTCAGCGCAGAAGTAGATCGCATGTTTACCCTGGCAGCCGGACTGATTGAACTAGCTGATCAGCAATTCGACCAGATTGCAGCATTGAAAGAAACCAGCCGCGTTACCGATGAATCTGTGGAGCTCACCGCAGAAACACTTCCTGGAGTATTGGCGATGCTCAT from the Corynebacterium crudilactis genome contains:
- a CDS encoding GTP pyrophosphokinase, which codes for MSDNTLSQFGSYYHEFRRAHPTADVEFRLAIEELLTDGGVTFDRVTTRVKEWSSLKAKARKRREDGSVIYPDPRNDIHDMIGVRITTYHSTEIPVALKVLQDSFTVRKSVDKAAETRISGGFGYGSHHLILEVDDTADDLQEYKGLVFEVQVRTVLQHAWAEFEHDIRYKRADVSNPDDFSAEVDRMFTLAAGLIELADQQFDQIAALKETSRVTDESVELTAETLPGVLAMLIGNSFPRPRSTNYRFLEDILLANSISSVAQLRDLLDPTDIEVLLKVMNYRFHPGQIRIIDDLLLKRFGQAHIDATVATDSQPLNAKRGRQLKRKLELMTQAHLVEPPN